The Pyrenophora tritici-repentis strain M4 chromosome 2, whole genome shotgun sequence genome window below encodes:
- a CDS encoding Dimer-Tnp-hAT domain containing protein has protein sequence MPPKRRVDDAAATPSKRARRPAASGFASQPILVESQLSQPRQSPRRAISEASQALNFESRLRKARPEDTVVAPTEGSEQATAASSAADEVATYEEFDASLMDDFEGLDFSLLPRYVRPASSQSSRKSWIYRYGWRVALLRDPSKLFFVCRYCYDHKMTPMSGIYETTRSTTAAARHLEEQKRGHGQSPPSKTAASTKVSWLERMLKQNSGKVSQTAANELLGFNTQRFRMEAVSWLVENNHPLSEFESPAFRRLIAAANPQAEAALWASHVSVTRFVVRLYDYLKPRVVQQLLRALSKIHISFDGWTTKGGKRGFLGVVAHYVDSKAELRDVPIALPQLSGAHSGEMMAEVVIETLQDFGINAQSIGYFVLDNASNNDCTVEVLAHKYGFNAAHRRLRCGPHTLNLVGQTLLWGKDGDAFNNDARELHDEHDFMEEWRRVGPLGVLLSVISYIKTPQQHKLFEDFQRLAHKELPADALAEERKVLEPVKPVVTRWNSYYSCFERAVKLQSAINAYSLHHIRRVRDEDTWAESRGNKQPVAQSWMRSDGLGAADWAVITEYMDVLKPLKTATERLEGRGKSGGFGSIAEVIPVFEYLLSYYEQRVNSYAAVDYNAHPEAPEDHLATNLRAAWAKADDYYSKLDDSPAYYAATILHPYYKHYLDKVWSDKPDWIATNNSSFRALWAQYDTLPRAVRPLRVISNDMDEAIDALINPSSSDEASAAEDEYTRWKRSEPAAERGTEYANNPIKYWVAVRDRYPSLSKLALDVLSIPASSCDCERMFSELGDLLEPRRRCIKPQLLAAIQCVRGWQRAGFSVDGEAPIGVITDDEMELLYGLADWEDDE, from the coding sequence ATGCCGCCCAAAAGACGCGTCGACGACGCTGCTGCCACCCCAAGCAAACGAGCCAGAAGGCCCGCTGCCAGCGGCTTCGCCAGCCAGCCTATACTCGTTGAGAGCCAGCTATCGCAACCGCGTCAGTCGCCTCGTAGAGCTATTAGCGAGGCGTCTCAGGCCTTAAATTTTGAGTCGCGGCTGCGTAAGGCGCGGCCTGAAGACACTGTTGTCGCACCCActgagggcagcgagcagGCAACAGCAGCGTCGTCGGCAGCTGATGAGGTGGCTACATATGAGGAGTTTGACGCGAGCCTAATGGACGATTTTGAAGGCCTCGACTTCAGCCTTTTACCGCGTTACGTACGCCCAGCTTCGTCGCAGTCGTCGCGCAAAAGCTGGATCTATCGCTACGGCTGGCGCGTCGCGTTGCTGAGAGATCCAAGCAAACTCTTCTTTGTGTGCCGTTACTGCTACGACCATAAGATGACTCCGATGAGCGGGATATACGAGACAACGCGCTCAACCACGGCTGCGGCGCGACACCTGGAGGAGCAGAAACGCGGCCATGGCCAGAGCCCACCTAGCAAGACTGCTGCCAGCACCAAGGTTAGCTGGTTAGAGCGCATGCTTAAGCAAAACAGCGGCAAGGTGTCGCAAACTGCTGCTAACGAGCTCCTCGGTTTCAATACTCAGCGCTTTCGAATGGAGGCTGTAAGCTGGCTTGTTGAGAACAACCACCCACTCTCTGAGTTTGAGAGCCCTGCATTCCGGCGCCTCATTGCAGCTGCTAACCCGCAGGCTGAGGCAGCGCTTTGGGCGTCTCATGTAAGTGTTACTCGCTTTGTCGTGCGCCTGTACGACTACCTGAAGCCGCGTGTCGTCCAGCAGCTGTTGCGGGCGCTCAGTAAAATCCACATTAGCTTTGACgggtggacgacaaagggtggcaaacgtggcttcttgGGCGTCGTTGCgcactacgttgatagcaAGGCAGAGCTGCGAGACGTGCCTATCGCGCTGCCACAGCTAAGTGGTGCTCACAGTGGGGAGATGATGGCTGAAGTCGTTATAGAGACGCTCCAGGATTTTGGCATTAACGCGCAATCAATTGGCTACttcgtgcttgataacgcgAGCAACAACGATTGTACTGTTGAAGTATTAGCACACAAGTACGGCTTTAACGCTGCTCAtcgacgcctccgctgcggtCCTCACACGCTCaaccttgttggccaaacgCTCCTCTGGGGCAAGGATGGCGACGCCTTTAATAACGACGCACGCGAACTTCACGACGAGCACGACTTCATGGAGGAGTGGAGGCGTGTTGGCCCGTTAGGCGTGCTGCTCAGCGTCATCAGCTATATTAAAACGCCGCAGCAACACAAGCTTTTTGAGGACTTTCAGCGCCTCGCGCACAAGGAGCTGCCTGCTGACGCGTTAGCTGAAGAGCGCAAAGTACTAGAGCCTGTTAAGCCTGTCGTcacacgctggaactcttactactcatgctttgagcgcgctgttAAGCTGCAGTCCGCTATTAACGCATACTCCCTTCACCATATACGGCGAGTGCGAGATGAGGACACGTGGGCTGAGAGTCGTGGCAACAAGCAGCCTGTCGCGCAGTCGTGGATGCGATCTGACGGCCTCGgagctgctgactgggcggtgataacAGAGTACATGGATGTGCTGAAGCCGCTGAAGACAGCGACAGAGCGCCTTGAGGGACGCGGTAAAAGCGGTGGCTTTGGGTCTATCGCTGAGGTTATACCAGTGTTTGAGTACCTGCTCTCGTACTATGAGCAGCGCGTTAACTCGTACGCCGCAGTCGACTATAACGCGCACCCCGAGGCGCCCGAAGATCACCTTGCAACCAACCTGCGCGCTGCCTGGGCGAAGGCCGACGACTACTACAGCAAGCTAGACGACTCGCCAGCGTACTACGCTGCCACAATACTTCACCCGTACTATAAGCACTACCTTGACAAAGTGTGGAGTGACAAGCCTGACTGGATCGCGACTAACAACAGCAGCTTTCGCGCGCTCTGGGCGCAGTACGACACGTTGCCGCGCGCAGTGAGGCCATTAAGGGTAATCTCTAACGACATGGACGAGGCGATCGACGCGCTCATTAACCCCAGCTCCAGCGACGAGGCCAGCGCGGCGGAGGACGAGTATACGAGGTGGAAGCGCAGCGAGCCAGCGGCAGAGCGAGGCACAGAGTACGCAAACAACCCCATCAAATACTGGGTAGCAGTGCGCGATCGCTACCCTAGCCTCAGCAAGCTTGCGCTTGACGTGCTCTCTATCCCAGCGTCAAGCTGTGACTGTGAGCGCATGTTTAGTGAGCTAGGCGATCTGCTGGAGCCGCGGCGACGCTGTATAAAACCTCAgcttctagcagcaatacagtgcgtACGGGGATGGCAAAGAGCTGGCTTTAGTGTCGACGGCGAGGCACCTATTGGGGTGATAACCGACGACGAGATGGAGCTTTTATATGGGCTGGCGGATTGGGAAGACGACGAGTAA